A region from the Rhodamnia argentea isolate NSW1041297 chromosome 7, ASM2092103v1, whole genome shotgun sequence genome encodes:
- the LOC115743958 gene encoding PTI1-like tyrosine-protein kinase At3g15890 → MMFWRCLCCISKFDERPEISVSNNKDYPWEIYSLKELLHATNNFHNDNKIGEGGFGSIYWGRTSKGVEVAVQRLKAMSAKAEMEFAVEVEILGRVRHKNLLGLRGFYVGGDERLIVYDYMPNHSLITHLHGQLAEDCLLDWPRRMSIVLGSAEGLAYLHHEANPHIIHRNIKASNVLLDNQFQAKVADFGFAKLIPDGVTHLTTRVKGTLGYLAPEYAMWGKVSDSCDVYSFGILLLEIISAKKPLEKLQGGVKRDIVQWATPYVQKGAFDHIADPRLEGKYKLDELKLVVMIAMRCTDHNPKNRPSMIEVVQWLKGGLRRKKEIGHVISKAKEDDGDDEENDTDYYEGSAIDEFDDKRKAWKATKVR, encoded by the exons ATGATGTTCTGGAGGTGTTTATGCTGCATCTCGAAATTTGACGAACGGCCAGAGATCAG CGTGAGCAACAACAAGGACTACCCATGGGAAATTTACTCTCTCAAGGAGTTGCTACACGCGACGAACAACTTCCACAACGACAACAAGATCGGGGAGGGCGGTTTCGGAAGCATTTATTGGGGTCGAACAAGTAAAGGCGTAGAG GTCGCGGTGCAAAGACTCAAAGCGATGAGCGCGAAGGCCGAAATGGAGTTCGCGGTGGAGGTGGAGATTCTTGGCAGGGTGAGGCACAAGAACCTTCTAGGGTTGAGGGGATTCTACGTGGGCGGCGATGAGAGGTTGATCGTGTACGATTACATGCCTAATCATAGCTTGATAACTCATCTCCATGGCCAACTCGCCGAAGATTGCTTGCTCGATTGGCCGCGAAGAATGAGCATCGTGCTCGGATCAGCTGAGGGTTTAGC GTACTTGCATCACGAGGCAAATCCTCACATAATTCACCGAAACATAAAGGCGAGTAATGTCCTTCTGGACAACCAATTCCAAGCGAAAGTTGCGGATTTCGGTTTCGCTAAACTTATCCCGGACGGCGTTACTCATTTGACGACAAGAGTGAAGGGAACGCTAGGCTACTTGGCTCCCGAGTACGCGATGTGGGGGAAAGTTTCGGACAGCTGCGACGTCTACAGCTTCGGAATATTACTCCTAGAGATAATTAGTGCCAAGAAGCCACTGGAGAAGCTTCAGGGCGGAGTGAAGCGCGACATCGTGCAATGGGCGACGCCATATGTGCAGAAGGGCGCGTTCGACCACATAGCCGACCCGAGATTGGAGGGGAAATATAAACTGGACGAGCTCAAACTGGTGGTCATGATAGCAATGCGATGCACGGATCATAATCCCAAGAACCGGCCGAGCATGATAGAGGTCGTGCAGTGGCTCAAGGGAGGTCTGAGGCGGAAGAAAGAGATCGGACATGTCATCAGCAAGGCTAAAGAAGACGATGGTGACGATGAGGAGAACGATACGGACTACTACGAAGGGTCTGCCATAGACGAATTTGATGACAAGAGAAAAGCATGGAAGGCAACCAAGGTGAGATAA